In the genome of Methanopyrus kandleri AV19, one region contains:
- a CDS encoding metal-dependent hydrolase, translated as MRITWLGHAAFEVEIDGVNVLIDPFLSGNPKAAKSPDEVDPDLVLVTHGHGDHLGDAVEICKRTGATLVGIYEIAVYAQGQGVENVEEMNIGGTIEVEGLEITQVPAWHSSEIVEDGEIVAGGTPVGYVVSGEEGSVYHAGDTGLSMDMKLIGELYEPEVALLPIGSRFTMGPKEAAKAVELIEPEVAIPMHYGTFPPIEQDPEEFKREVEELGLDVEVVILEPGESYER; from the coding sequence ATGAGGATAACGTGGCTGGGTCATGCGGCGTTCGAAGTGGAAATCGACGGAGTCAACGTGCTCATCGACCCGTTCTTAAGTGGGAATCCGAAGGCGGCCAAGTCACCGGACGAGGTGGATCCGGACCTTGTCCTCGTGACTCACGGTCACGGCGATCACCTGGGTGACGCCGTCGAGATCTGCAAGCGCACTGGAGCTACGCTGGTCGGGATCTACGAGATCGCCGTGTACGCCCAGGGACAGGGCGTCGAGAACGTGGAGGAGATGAACATCGGCGGCACCATCGAGGTGGAGGGACTGGAGATCACCCAGGTGCCGGCGTGGCACTCCTCGGAGATCGTCGAAGACGGGGAGATAGTCGCCGGCGGCACCCCGGTGGGTTACGTGGTATCAGGTGAGGAAGGGTCGGTTTACCACGCGGGCGACACCGGCCTGTCCATGGACATGAAGCTCATCGGTGAGCTCTACGAGCCGGAGGTGGCACTGTTACCGATAGGCAGCAGGTTCACCATGGGACCCAAGGAGGCCGCTAAGGCCGTGGAGCTGATCGAGCCGGAGGTGGCGATACCGATGCACTACGGGACCTTCCCGCCGATCGAGCAGGATCCCGAGGAATTCAAACGGGAGGTGGAGGAACTCGGACTGGACGTGGAAGTCGTGATCCTGGAGCCGGGAGAGTCGTACGAAAGGTAG